In the Malassezia vespertilionis chromosome 3, complete sequence genome, one interval contains:
- a CDS encoding uncharacterized protein (COG:S; EggNog:ENOG503NYD6) — MSKKLNRRQLREQEELAQLNALKTETLGEAVIIPHDAKKEVAPVSGFAALAAGSDKDEEGHSDKQESESDTPQEVTQASRKKKKKNKKKKAQTDSESPSVPAPPKSKPKPKSKGTTTDVNAMSIDEITALLDTGAHPTENDKSSAPNQPTVTSPHVLLRGAFALDIQHLDPALELKRQFGAAAIKAYEREKNSSGVPTRAGARSRENRGAAFNSNTRARTVLCTPKATWPDIGRTFVGMTMTTKETGRGRVCDWEHSRAYRQTQLQFAQAVASHDSNALIAMIRVFPWHISTLLQLADISRYQGDLGQASDFVDRVLFAMERTALPAFASGLASSAGPPQVDFMRVENRALWLAGHKNVDLFGRRGTWRTALEWCKFLYGLDTTDPHGMLLWIDFLAIKSKQGAWLLRFFDALEAERCRAISAAGHIDNARATTALDCDKSQAQETWQGALDWCVGACYGRALALRAVEKEEGDKTHTRSNAALRLAIARHPVAAALLCEQLSMSCPDHAAFQLREAWSAKEDSFGELLAHVYVHRSVSIWKEEGNKTWIADMLRETASAMENKPTTFGTADEITRMGVYRHVIVSDLPEALNQKLLRYIPPFVLTSPGAMDTYDPLPPVDGTRFDDQYYAALGKTATSLQRVDAAPDQEQPFNVLRHFQNLDPTELQQLIEHVDDETRELLLQTVGMNQPLPVANDGAEDGAVDTDETLETSDSEQEASQDNVNPGLVHRAWNALWGS, encoded by the exons ATGAGCAAAAAACTGAATCGCAGGCAGTTGCGCGAGCAAgaagagcttgcgcaaCTGAATGCGCTCAAAACAGAAACACTGGGCGAAGCTGTAATCATTCCGCATGATGCAAAAAAAGAAGTTGCGCCTGTTTCCGGCTTTGCAGCG TTAGCTGCAGGCAGCGACAAAGACGAAGAAGGGCACTCAGACAAGCAAGAGTCTGAATCTGACACGCCGCAAGAAGTCACACAGGCTTCCCGGAAAAAGAAAAAGAAGAACAAGAAGAAAAAGGCACAGACCGATTCTGAATCGCCTTCCGTGCCTGCACCACCAAAAAGCAAACCGAAACCCAAATCCAAAGGCACCACAACCGATGTGAATGCCATGTCGATCGACGAGATcacagcgctgcttgatACTGGTGCGCACCCTACGGAAAATGacaaaagcagcgcgccgaatcAGCCCACGGTTACTTCGCCGCATGTACtactgcgcggcgctttcgcACTGGACATACAGCATCTCGACCCGGCACTGGAACTCAAGCGTCAgtttggcgctgcggcgatCAAGGCGTacgagcgcgaaaaaaaCAGCAGCGGTGTCCCTAcgcgcgcaggcgctcgcAGCCGCGAGAATAGAGGTGCGGCTTTCAATTCCAATACCCGCGCACGTACCGTGCTGTGTACGCCAAAAGCGACATGGCCGGATATTGGACGCACCTTTGTCGGAATGACAATGACTACCAAAGAGACGGGACGTGGCCGGGTTTGTGATTGGGAGCACAGTCGCGCATATCGACAGACGCAGCTCCAATTCGCTCAGGCAGTTGCATCGCATGATTCCAATGCACTCATTGCCATGATCCGCGTTTTTCCCTGGCACATTAGCACGCTCCTCCAGCTTGCCGACATTTCACGGTACCAAGGCGATCTGGGGCAGGCGTCCGACTTTGTCGATCGTGTATTGTTCGCCATGGAGCGCACGGCACTACCAGCATTTGCGTCTGGCCTGGCATCCTCTGCCGGCCCGCCACAAGTGGACTTTATGCGCGTGGAAAACCGCGCATTGTGGCTTGCAGGGCACAAAAATGTAGACCTCTTTGGGCGCCGAGGCACTTGGCGAACCGCGCTCGAGTGGTGCAAGTTTTTGTACGGGCTCGATACCACGGACCCTCACGGGATGCTGCTTTGGATCGATTTTCTTGCGATCAAAAGCAAGCAAGGCGCTTGgctcttgcgctttttTGATGCGCTTGAGGCAgagcgctgccgcgcaatCTCTGCTGCCGGACACATTGACAACGCGCGTGCGACCACGGCTTTGGACTGCGACAAGTCACAAGCACAGGAGACGTGGCAGGGCGCTCTAGACTGGTGCGTTGGTGCTTGCTAtggccgtgcgcttgcgcttcgcgcggTAGAAAAAGAGGAAGGAGACAAGACACACACGCGCAGTAATGCTGCTCTCCGCCTTGCTATTGCGCGACACCCTGTTGCTGCGGCGTTGCTTTGCGAGCAACTATCGATGAGCTGCCCAGACCATGCTGCGTTCCAGCTTCGAGAGGCATGGTCTGCAAAAGAGGATTCGTTTGGAGAATTGCTCGCACATGTTTATGTACACCGCTCCGTTTCCATATGGAAAGAAGAGGGAAACAAGACTTGGATTGCCGATATGCTGCGGGAGACGGCATCGGCCATGGAAAACAAACCAACGACGTTTGGCACCGCCGACGAGATTACGCGGATGGGCGTGTATCGCCATGTGATTGTTTCCGATCTTCCGGAAGCGCTGAACCAGAAACTTTTGCGGTACATACCGCCGTTTGTGTTGACTTCGCCGGGAGCGATGGATACGTACGATCCTTTGCCTCCCGTGGATGGGACGCGATTTGACGATCAGTACTACGCCGCACTAGGTAAAACTGCCACGTcattgcagcgcgtggATGCTGCACCGGACCAAGAGCAGCCCTTCAATGTCCTACGCCACTTTCAAAACCTGGACCCTACCGAGCTCCAGCAGTTGATCGAGCATGTGGACGATGAAACGAGA GAACTATTGTTGCAGACAGTAGGAATGAACCAGCCGCTTCCTGTGGCAAACGATGGCGCCGAGGACGGTGCCGTGGACACGGACGAAACGCTGGAAACCTCGGACAGCGAGCAGGAGGCAAGCCAAGACAATGTCAATCCAGGCCTGGTGCACCGCGCTTGGAACGCACTTTGGGGTAGCTAG
- the SCO1 gene encoding Cu-binding protein (BUSCO:EOG09264ENO; COG:C; EggNog:ENOG503NY20; TransMembrane:1 (o48-67i)), whose translation MWSRAYSATPEKPKDAVDEKKQPQSQSQSQPQPQPRPSSFTKSAVGPFNLSATLLFIATGVGLYYYFQHEKKRLEKQHLETLEAMDSQSAGRPRIGGPFTLVSSTGHSMTEQDLLGSFSLIYFGFTNCPDICPEELDKMSSVVDRIAAEHGHVINPVFVTCDPARDRVPLVAEYIADFHPKMIGLTGSYDAVKQACKAYRVYFSTPPGVDPTTDYLVDHSIFFYLMDPEGKFVDAFGKSTTEDEVHEKVQKYIRQWKGEGLLLAEANAKQNAATDGRPISQDPHLFEAPSAVPSKPPAVQSARLL comes from the exons ATGTGGAGTCGCGCATACAGTGCGACGCCTGAGAAACCAAAGGATGCTGTCGACGAGAAGAAGCAGCCGCAGTCGCAGTCGCAGTcgcagccgcagccgcagccgcgGCCTTCTTCGTTCACCAAGAGCGCCGTTGGA CCATTCAACCTCTCAGCGACTCTTCTTTTCATTGCTACTGGCGTTGGCCTCTATTACTACTTCCAGCATgaaaagaagcgcttggAAAAGCAGCACCTGGAAACATTGGAAGCCATGGACAGCCAGAGCGCAGGGCGTCCGCGAATTGGAGGGCCATTTACGCTCGTCTCTTCGACTGGCCATTCGATGACCGAGCAAGACTTGCTTGGCAGCTTTAGCCTCATTTACTTTGGCTTTACCAACTGCCCCGATATTTGCCCCGAGGAATTGGACAAAATGTCCAGTGTCGTCGACCGCATtgctgccgagcatggCCACGTTATCAACCCAGTATTCGTGACGTGCGATCCTGCGCGTGATCGTGTTCCCTTGGTCGCAGAGTACATTGCCGATTTCCATCCCAAAATGATCGGTCTGACCGGCTCGTACGATGCCGTGAAGCAGGCATGCAAGGCGTACCGCGTCTACTTTAGCACGCCTCCGGGTGTGGATCCTACAACGGACTACCTTGTAGACCACTCGATCTTTTTCTACCTCATGGACCCCGAAGGCAAGTTTGTCGATGCGTTTGGCAAGAGCACGACAGAAGACGAAGTGCATGAAAAAGTACAAAAGTATATTCGCCAGTGGAAGGGCGAAGGACTTTTGTTGGCGGAGGCGAACGCAAAGCAAAACGCTGCCACAGATGGCCGGCCGATCAGCCAGGACCCGCACCTGTTTGaggcgcccagcgccgtgccATCCAAACCTCCTGCGGTACAATCAGCTCGCCTACTGTAG
- the LOS1 gene encoding pre-tRNA nuclear export protein (COG:J; COG:U; COG:Y; BUSCO:EOG09260B65; EggNog:ENOG503NUZ1) translates to MDSQEEQLVQAVDIASNASTVSDAGLVSQALAYLEQLKQNTEESWNTGWAIWTARTDDRCSPKWSHAARLFGLNLVDDFLDKRYVALLVYANASVHQLPNAPEALSFLQESALSYLQSEFVLSNGENGLSFMKNKLAQTLSLLVLQTYSLSTSYSFFSVLLALCTTYAPAQQVQNGTLNAISTDLVMRVLHDLSLSLGSDVALRSVRSKERLQRDSAVRDEIRANHAMAIADLLWKIAQDALQAMESSNGQDKSEHYLTPSNAGALAQLSMAVVGDYVSWIDISLIINVHTVPLLFQALHSQHMQLRCVTSDTLCDVLCKGMKPGDKLSMIKGLNMDDVVSSLERSTRSAPGASGEAQAEFREHLAKLLNATCTELVKIAEDASDAEMQDMAHGTLLACLQTALAFLADEYDEPTEQLLPCVHLVLGLYKKNKRQGENVGVTLSPAQTEFVVQLIALVLHKFKFDSEIDWQDSSLVGGAASGGDDDDEEDDEHLVKSLELRKQLQVTLGALAAIHEPLVLNAVQSLVFSTLAAVGQQDLPWEQAELCLYVIYCCGEILHSVRGNKVGLGPHSFVQVPQEPGKSRNVRQSIAVYQSLPPNQLGEMLERLFHSSISTHPHPVVVLQYFECIVRYSSSFLLWPDLIPEALSVFLGERGLRNPHVGMRRRINYLFYRFVRDTRTAVPSAFVPKVLEGMQEAFVINAVLPSVTNDEDPLSKATEKAGAFDSQLYLFDTAGLLIAQLGAAPETQVMLFKAITIPLSEQLQQAVQQFGQDTSNLQTVLQVHHLTLALSTLAKGFPDYDPARATIPAWIPEFKPVTEQILMALTALNQFLIVREASRGAFARIVASAGPAVLPYIPTLTNALVNQVTEAELVDLVGFFGLIIHKYKENVHGVVDDLFFVLVNRIFSFLNQGVQGTDDLVRRSDTERAYFGLINALLSAGLDRVLLSEKNQQQLQTVLQSLVYYAENGEAVTQRSAIGVLVRLVALWGRSSNDTQAGLPGFEQFMYTAMLPIVFQVPSKASFDTSDAQSQLVLSELSVLLKTMCHVRKDEFIQYLTGVYLPRVQCPPELAMELAQNILALEAKPLKRYLETFIAKSRGA, encoded by the coding sequence ATGGATTCACAAGAGGAACAGCTTGTACAAGCTGTAGATATTGCTTCCAATGCCTCGACAGTGTCCGATGCCGGTCTCGTTTCACAAGCGCTTGCTTacctcgagcagctgaaACAGAACACGGAGGAAAGCTGGAACACGGGATGGGCCATATGGACAGCACGAACAGATGATCGCTGCTCTCCAAAATGGAGtcatgcggcgcggctcTTTGGCTTGAACCTCGTCGATGACTTTTTGGACAAGCGGTACGTGGCACTATTGGTATATGCTAACGCTAGTGTGCATCAACTCCCAAATGCTCCTGAGGCGTTGTCTTTTCTGCAGGAGTCGGCACTTTCATACCTACAAAGCGAATTTGTTTTGTCGAATGGCGAAAACGGGCTCAGTTTCATGAAAAATAAACTCGCACAAACCCTGTCGCTCCTTGTGCTGCAAACGTACAGCCTCAGCACATCTTACTCATTTTTTAGCGTGCTACTTGCACTCTGCACCACATATGCGCCAGCACAGCAGGTGCAGAACGGAACTCTAAACGCGATTTCCACAGATTTGGTCATGCGTGTATTGCACGATCTTTCGTTGAGTCTCGGCTCGGATGtggccttgcgctccgTCCGTTCCAAGGAGCGGCTCCAGCGTGACTCGGCTGTGCGCGATGAGATCCGTGCGAACCACGCCATGGCCATTGCCGATCTCTTGTGGAAAATTGCGCAAGACGCGTTGCAGGCAATGGAGTCGAGCAATGGCCAAGATAAGTCCGAGCATTATCTCACGCCGTCCAATGCCGGCGCACTTGCTCAGCTTTCGATGGCCGTCGTGGGCGACTACGTGTCTTGGATCGATATCTCCTTGATCATCAATGTGCACACAGTACCTTTGCTATTCCAAGCGCTTCACTCACAGCATATGCAATTGCGTTGTGTAACTTCTGATACGCTCTGCGACGTGCTGTGCAAAGGTATGAAACCAGGCGACAAATTATCCATGATCAAGGGCCTGAACATGGACGATGTCGTTAGCTCGTTGGAGCGCTCAACGCGCTCAGCGCCAGGCGCGAGCGGAGAAGCACAAGCCGAGTTTAGAGAACACTTGGCCAAGCTTTTGAATGCAACGTGCACAGAACTGGTCAAAATTGCAGAAGATGCGAGCGATGCCGAAATGCAGGACATGGCTCATGGCACCTTGCTTGCCTGTTTGCAGACCGCGCTGGCATTCTTGGCAGACGAATACGATGAACCCACAGAGCAGCTACTGCCTTGCGTCCATCTCGTCCTTGGCTTGTACAAGAAAAATAAACGCCAAGGGGAAAATGTGGGTGTGACGTTGAGTCCGGCACAAACTGAGTTTGTGGTGCAGCTCATTGCGCTTGTCCTACACAAGTTTAAGTTTGACAGCGAGATCGACTGGCAAGACTCATCCctcgtcggcggcgcggcatcTGGTggcgatgacgacgacgaagaggacgacGAACACCTTGTCAAGTCTTTGGAGCTCCGAAAACAACTCCAAGTCACACTCGGTGCACTTGCCGCGATTCACGAGCCGCTTGTCCTAAATGCTGTTCAGTCGCTTGTCTTTTCTACCTTGGCGGCCGTCGGTCAGCAAGACTTGCCCTGGGAGCAAGCGGAGCTCTGCCTCTACGTGATTTACTGCTGCGGCGAAATTCTTCACTCCGTGCGCGGCAACAAAGTCGGGCTCGGGCCCCACTCTTTTGTGCAAGTACCACAGGAGCCAGGAAAAtcgcgcaatgtgcgccAGTCTATTGCAGTGTATCAGTCGCTGCCCCCAAACCAGCTTGGAGAGATGCTCGAGCGTCTTTTCCATTCCTCTATATCCACCCATCCCCACCCCGTTGTGGTGCTGCAATACTTTGAATGTATCGTGCGCTACTCCTCCAGCTTTTTGCTCTGGCCCGACCTGATTCCCGAGGCACTCTCGGTATTTTTGGGCGAGCGCGGATTGCGTAATCCGCACGTTGgtatgcggcgcaggattAACTACCTGTTTTATCgctttgtgcgcgacacaCGCACAGCGGTTCCCTCTGCATTTGTCCCGAAAGTACTGGAAGGGATGCAAGAAGCGTTTGTCATTAATGCTGTGCTTCCATCGGTCACTAACGACGAGGACCCTTTGTCCAAGGCCACAGAAAAAGCAGGTGCCTTTGACAGCCAGCTCTATCTCTTTGACACCGCTGGCCTGCTtattgcgcagctcggcgctgcgccagagACACAGGTCATGCTGTTTAAAGCGATCACCATACCACTCTCGGAGCAGTTGCAGCAGGCTGTGCAGCAATTTGGACAGGACACGAGTAACTTGCAGACCGTACTCCAAGTACACCATCTGACCCTCGCACTCAGCACGCTGGCCAAGGGATTCCCCGACTACGAtcctgcacgcgccacAATACCTGCGTGGATCCCAGAGTTCAAGCCGGTGACGGAACAAATACTTATGGCACTCACAGCCCTGAATCAGTTTCTTATTGTGCGCGAAGCttcgcgcggtgctttCGCGCGCATAGTTGCATCCGCCGGTCCTGCCGTTTTGCCGTATATTCCGACGCTGACCAATGCGCTGGTAAACCAAGTAACGGAAGCGGAGCTAGTGGATCTCGTTGGGTTCTTTGGTTTGATCATTCACAAGTACAAGGAAAACGTGCACGGCGTGGTGGATGATTTGTTTTTTGTCCTGGTGAACCGTATTTTTTCCTTCCTAAACCAGGGTGTGCAAGGCACAGACGACCTTGTTCGGCGTTCTGATACAGAGCGCGCGTACTTTGGACTGATTAATGCGCTGTTGAGCGCCGGCCTCGACCGTGTGCTGCTCTCAGAAAAGAACCAACAACAGCTGCAAACCGTGCTGCAAAGCCTGGTCTATTATGCCGAGAATGGCGAGGCAGTTACCCAGCGCAGTGCGATCGGTGTGCTTGTAcggctcgtcgcgctctgGGGCCGCTCTTCGAACGACACGCAAGCGGGCCTCCCAGGATTTGAACAATTTATGTACACTGCCATGCTTCCGATTGTGTTCCAAGTGCCGAGTAAGGCCTCGTTTGATACCAGCGACGCACAGTCGCAGTTGGTGCTTTCTGAACTCAGTGTACTGCTCAAGACCATGTGCCATGTTCGTAAGGATGAGTTTATCCAGTACCTGACGGGGGTATatttgccgcgcgtgcaatgcCCTCCTGAACTGGCCATGGAACTTGCACAAAATATCTTAGCGCTCGAGGCGAAACCGCTCAAGCGTTATCTCGAGACGTTTATTGCAAAATCACGCGGTGCATAG
- a CDS encoding uncharacterized protein (COG:K; EggNog:ENOG503PGD9) produces the protein MSVSYQNGAQQGMPIPKIYGAPMEKYLSSSPIDLPTPPDDGGLLDAHRGHRHTSIRDNGAMFYSHTGRIAKESNRASTPRTLLHRAPFSDLSRGTAPFQYSGFRPFGFSHFQMSAERHPIMNDEPVEDTEITLDDVFAQGEQLGTRAASVEADVLDNPYTSPALGPQMQDGDEVIPPLEPSYSSSSRTAVSVPRSYPHTSFEHPDLSTSNPDAYARQAPGSLSSSAGSHRTGHSVGPAQRRASLRQPIDTMTPMPGTSAVRRSPYNVPNRSAVSFSALSMTPSNGASRRFLMHGRSAISRRPSSFTFLQSSSAPSHHSFATFAADETDDDDATEDEGEAMYPRRTAARYSRSPSPTIDSDWSAHDGEYDAYVRLRHAPRDPYGYARGMPLNSPYTVDRNIQSRRTQAWPGTYPSSLPSRMDRHGSRSFSTLTEAHDDAYPRAQVHMAAAALDRLSMVGPPSVEADAKAWHHAEPIRHVAENDEVTAIRDRLGGAANCSAFISKLWHLMINPELYGKYIHWNEAGDTIILNNDPEIANEFAAEVLPKLFKHGNNASFVRQLNLYGFQRVSSSRLLNSTEMQALAQRGSHEKWDEANGANGCNTAMELYGTHSSFTHPRFRCGHEEWLAQMKPRSSKKPKKPHQDASMKSPV, from the coding sequence ATGAGCGTATCGTACCAGAACGGGGCGCAGCAAGGGATGCCTATACCGAAGATATACGGAGCACCGATGGAGAAGTACTTGTCCAGTTCCCCGATTGATTTGCCAACGCCGCCTGACGATGGCGGCCTGTTGGACGCACATCGTGGCCACCGCCACACGTCGATTCGCGACAATGGCGCAATGTTTTATTCACACACAGGCCGCATTGCAAAAGAGAGCAACCGTGCATCTacgccacgcacgctcctgcaccgcgcgccgttttCAGACTTGAGCCGCGGCACAGCACCGTTCCAGTACTCCGGCTTCCGTCCCTTTGGTTTCTCGCACTTTCAGATGTCTGCAGAACGCCATCCAATTATGAACGACGAGCCTGTGGAAGACACGGAAATCACTCTCGACGACGTGTTTGCACAGggcgagcagcttggcACACGAGCGGCTTCCGTGGAAGCCGACGTGCTTGACAATCCCTACACGTCTCCTGCGCTGGGCCCCCAAATGCAGGATGGCGACGAAGTAATTCCTCCTCTTGAGCCCAGCTACAgctcttcctcgcgcaccgccgtatccgtgccgcgcagctaTCCGCACACGAGCTTTGAGCACCCAGACTTGTCTACGAGCAACCCCGATGCGTatgcgcgacaagcgccaGGATCGCTGAGCTCCTCGGCAGGGAGCCACCGCACAGGCCACAGTGTCGGCcctgcacagcgccgtgccTCGCTCCGCCAGCCAATAGACACGATGACGCCCATGCCTGGCACAAGCGCTGTACGCCGGTCGCCGTACAACGTGCCGAACAGATCCGCCGTTTCCTTCTCCGCGCTGAGCATGACGCCTTCGAATGGCGCCTCGCGTCGCTTTTTAATGCAtggccgcagcgccatcTCACGCCGCCCCAGCTCTTTCACGTTTTTGCAAAGCAGTAGCGCGCCTTCCCACCACTCGTTCGCGACGTTTGCCGCAGACGAGActgacgacgacgacgccACCGAGGATGAAGGCGAGGCCATGTACCCGCGCCGTACTGCTGCGCGATATTCGCGCTCTCCGTCGCCCACCATAGACAGCGATTGGTCTGCGCACGACGGCGAATACGATGCGTAtgtgcgcttgcggcatgcgccgcgcgatccGTACGGctatgcgcgcggcatgccgctcaATTCTCCCTACACGGTTGACCGCAATATACAATCtcggcgcacgcaagcaTGGCCAGGAACGTATCCAAGCTCTTTGCCCTCACGAATGGACCGGCACGGCTCGCGGAGCTTTTCTACTCTTACTGAAGCACACGACGATGCATATCCCCGCGCGCAGGTGCACATGGCAGCAGCCGCGCTGGACCGATTGTCCATGGTGGGGCCGCCGTCTGTAGAAGCCGACGCAAAAGCCTGGCACCACGCCGAGCCCATTCGCCATGTGGCCGAAAACGACGAAGTGACTGCGATTCGCGATCGACTGGGCGGTGCGGCAAACTGCTCTGCATTTATATCTAAACTGTGGCACCTAATGATTAATCCGGAACTGTACGGCAAATACATCCATTGGAACGAAGCCGGCGATACAATCATCCTGAACAACGATCCCGAGATTGCAAATGAATTTGCCGCAGAAGTGCTTCCGAAGCTGTTCAAGCACGGGAATAACGCAAGTTTTGTGCGCCAGCTCAATCTATATGGCTTCCAGCGTGTGAGCTCTTCGCGACTGCTGAATTCGACCGAAATGCAAGCGCTAGCACAGCGCGGTTCGCACGAAAAGTGGGATGAGGCGAACGGCGCGAATGGGTGTAATACGGCCATGGAGCTCTACGGCACACACTCTAGCTTTACACACCCCCGGTTCCGTTGCGGACACGAAGAATGGCTCGCGCAGATGAAGCCGCGGTCGAGCAAGAAGCCGAAGAAACCCCACCAGGATGCGAGCATGAAGAGCCCAGTGTAG
- a CDS encoding uncharacterized protein (BUSCO:EOG09262BHE; EggNog:ENOG503NUJ0; COG:H), with the protein MSAIPKAGVRTFSTSIRHSKPPTAVVMMNMGGPADLDEVNPFLTRLFLDRDLMRLPFQSRLAPMIATRRTSKVRDQYDQIGGGSPILRWTRTQGDAMAKMLDELNPASAPHKAYVAFRYASPLTEECMNEMEADGVQRAVGFSQYPQYSCSTTGSSLNQLYREIKQREEAGTPGGDIQWSIIDRWPTHAGLIQAFCNRVKEGLAKFPAAVREQVPIMFSAHSLPMQVVSGRGDPYPAEVAATVAAVMQKLGWKNPYRLTWQSQVGPSAWLGPQTSDTLKGWAKQGHKNALVVPVAFTSDHIETLFELDIELQEDAHKFGIHLERAPSLNDEPVFLRALADIVSEHLYSCEYTKDGGNAHAGVPWAQGSSSYQMALRCPGCVNADCAHQKQFFLA; encoded by the coding sequence ATGTCGGCGATCCCCAAAGCAGGAGTGCGCACATTTTCTACTTCTATAAGGCATTCAAAGCCACCTACGGCGGTCGTGATGATGAACATGGGCGGCCCCGCGGACCTTGACGAGGTAAACCCATTTTTGACGCGTCTCTTTCTGGACCGTGACCTGATGCGCCTTCCATTCCAGTCACGACTAGCGCCCATGATTGCTACACGAAGAACATCGAAAGTGCGCGATCAGTACGATCAAATTGGTGGCGGCTCGCCCATCctgcgctggacgcgcaCGCAAGGGGACGCAATGGCCAAGatgctggacgagctgaaCCCCGCTTCGGCTCCGCACAAGGCGTACGTTGCGTTTCGCTACGCAAGTCCTTTGACAGAAGAGTGCATGAATGAAATGGAGGCCGACGGTGTGCAACGTGCCGTCGGCTTCTCCCAATATCCGCAATACAGCTGCAGTACAACGGGCAGCAGCTTGAATCAGTTGTACCGCGAgatcaagcagcgcgaagAGGCTGGAACGCCAGGCGGTGATATCCAGTGGTCCATCATTGATCGATGGCCCACACACGCTGGACTTATCCAAGCGTTTTGCAACAGGGTCAAGGAGGGGCTCGCAAAGTTTCCCGCCGCTGTCCGCGAACAAGTGCCCATTATGTTTAGCGCACACTCGCTCCCGATGCAGGTTGTATCGGGGCGTGGTGATCCATACCCTGCGGAGGTGGCAGCGACCGTGGCCGCCGTAATGCAAAAACTCGGATGGAAGAACCCATACCGCTTGACGTGGCAGAGTCAAGTGGGTCCGTCAGCGTGGCTCGGCCCGCAAACCAGCGACACACTTAAGGGCTGGGCGAAGCAGGGCCACAAGAACGCGCTCGTAGTTCCCGTTGCGTTCACTAGCGACCACATCGAGACGTTGTTCGAGCTGGATATcgagctgcaagaggaTGCCCACAAGTTTGGCATACATTTGGAACGCGCACCGTCACTGAACGACGAGCCTGTATTTTTGCGGGCACTGGCAGATATCGTGAGCGAGCATCTCTACTCGTGCGAGTATACAAAAGACGGCGGAAATGCACATGCTGGTGTGCCTTGGGCGCAAGGCAGCTCGAGCTATCAAATGGCGCTCCGATGTCCGGGATGCGTAAATGCTGACTGCGCACACCAAAAACAGTTTTTCTTAGCATGA
- the CAP1 gene encoding F-actin-capping protein subunit alpha (EggNog:ENOG503NX5Y; BUSCO:EOG09264C3N; COG:Z), which produces MSAAKDSVAECLPMLLQAPPGQLKNVTYDLKNILLSTGANANLEEHMQPYLGQHHCAQLSVANIKRGDQSDDAIICDAAKIETPQGLRYVHPRMQVSFAYDYANDTVSDVQPLPAQHALETLRAAVDEQLRKYLYNHFHNGVSSVFVPTASAVEKEIEAPQDGRSTKKTESEEGSTEHEHETDPAESANESEKQGAEISEPAKASETAQEETVDKAQAEAPDSGTISLDTETVTLEQDVARSLLTLHVVGNKYNLRNYWSGRWRSTYVYDTTTHTFLEAKIELLCHYFENGNVQMHTKVQALPTYTAPSTDPAALASAIVSAIERYEQAYQTSLFDTTDELRERAFKLLRRTLPITRQKIDWEKAVSYKLGSELANKP; this is translated from the coding sequence ATGAGCGCCGCGAAGGACAGCGTGGCAGAATGTTTGCCAATGCTGCTTCAGGCACCGCCTGGGCAGCTGAAGAATGTAACTTACGATCTGAAAAACATACTGTTGTCTACAGGAGCGAATGCCAATTTGGAAGAGCACATGCAGCCATATTTGGGCCAGCATCATTGCGCGCAACTTTCTGTTGCCAATATTAAGCGCGGGGATCAGAGCGACGACGCGATTATTTGCGACGCAGCAAAGATCGAGACGCCGCAAGGGCTTCGCTATGTGCACCCGCGAATGCAAGTCTCTTTTGCGTACGATTATGCTAACGATACGGTATCGGACGTCCAGCCTTtgcctgcgcagcatgcatTGGAAACGCTCCGTGCAGCTGTGGACGAGCAACTGCGCAAGTACTTGTATAACCATTTTCATAACGGCGTTTCGTCTGTGTTCGTTCCTACTGCATCCGCGGTAGAAAAGGAGATCGAAGCGCCACAGGACGGCAGAAGTACCAAAAAGACCGAGTCTGAAGAGGGGAGCACAGAGCACGAGCACGAAACAGACCCTGCAGAAAGCGCGAATGAGTCTGAAAAGCAGGGTGCTGAGATTTCCGAGCCCGCAAAAGCGAGCGAGACCGCGCAGGAAGAAACAGTAGATAAAGCGCAAGCCGAGGCGCCCGACTCTGGCACCATATCCCTTGACACGGAAACCGTTACTTTGGAACAGGATGTCGCTAGGTCTCTTTTGACGTTGCATGTGGTCGGGAACAAGTATAATTTGCGCAACTACTGGTCGGGACGCTGGCGCTCTACTTACGTGTACGACACGACAACACATACGTTTCTCGAAGCAAAAATCGAACTGCTATGCCACTACTTTGAGAACGGAAATGTGCAAATGCATACCAAGGTGCAAGCACTTCCCACGTACACGGCGCCGAGTACAGatccggcggcgcttgcaagCGCGATAGTCTCGGCGATTGAGCGCTATGAACAGGCGTACCAAACATCGCTCTTTGACACCACAGACGAGCTTCGTGAGCGCGCGTTTAaactgctgcgccgtacgcTGCCTATCACGCGCCAAAAGATTGACTGGGAAAAGGCTGTGTCGTACAAGCTCGGGTCCGAGCTCGCGAACAAACCATAG